The Cyprinus carpio isolate SPL01 chromosome A9, ASM1834038v1, whole genome shotgun sequence genome window below encodes:
- the stat4 gene encoding signal transducer and activator of transcription 4 isoform X1: MSQWKQIQQLDIKFLEQVDYFYDDNFPMELRQVLANWIETQDWETASNHESMATVLFNNFLIQLERQCSQEQNFLHRHNLKRIFHQIQGKYKANPLHMATVICNCLREERRILSTASMEEQGPLEKSMQSSAALEKQKVLDNKVAIIRSSVQMLDQAVKYLEDMQDDFDFRYKTLQLRDPVERNSLSMKQEVTTLQEILNRLDFKRKEILSKIADVIKEIDALISSQLNPELKEWKRRQQIACIGGPVLIGLDQLQNWFTLTAQSLFQIKRQLDKLGELILKVTYESDPIPLQRPQMEEQVKYLIYHLIKSSFVVEKQPCMPTHPQKPLIIKTQVQFTTKVRLLVKLPEVDYQLKVKTTFDKDLPPGKVNRQFFILTHNTKVMDVEESTGCLSVEFRHLQLKERKCPTGGKGNEGPLSVTEELHSLNFEAMLMLQGLDIDLETCSLPLVVISNVSQLPGGWASVMWYNLLTDDPKNLGFFSNPLRASWSQLSEVLSWQFSSFAGRGLNKEQLNMLGDKLLGQHASYNDCQVSWSKFWKENIPGKSFSFWLWLDSILDLIKKHLLPVWIDGYIMGFVSKEMERALLKEKEPGTFLLRFSESHLGGITFTWVEQDENGDPKFISVEPYTKNRLNALPIADIIRDYKVIADGVVPENPLKFLYPDIPKDEAFGKHYNSQQNKVCPYIQTQLVPISHRNGPVQNACSSPEPPMSPGMFEIITQHLSPFEFESAMSSP; encoded by the exons ATGAGTCAATGGAAACAAATCCAGCAACTGGATATTAAGTTCCTTGAACAGGTGGACTATTTTTATGATGACAACTTTCCAATGGAGCTGAGGCAGGTGCTGGCCAACTGGATTGAAACCCAGGACTG GGAAACAGCTTCAAACCATGAATCTATGGCTACTGTACTCTTCAATAACTTCCTCATTCAACTGGAGAGGCAGTGTTCTCAGGAGCAGAACTTTCTTCACAGACACAACCTAAAGAGAATATTTCATCAAATACAG GGAAAATACAAGGCGAATCCTCTGCACATGGCCACTGTCATCTGTAACTGCCTGAGGGAAGAAAGACGCATCTTATCTACAGCCAGCATGGAGGAACAG GGGCCACTGGAGAAGTCAATGCAAAGCTCAGCTGCCTTGGAGAAGCAGAAAGTTCTTGACAACAAAGTGGCAATCATAAGAAGCAGCGTTCAG ATGCTGGACCAGGCTGTGAAGTATCTTGAGGACATGCAGGACGATTTTGACTTTCGCTACAAAACACTCCAACTTCGAG ATCCAGTTGAGAGAAATTCTTTGTCCATGAAGCAAGAAGTCACTACACTTCAGGAAATACTGAATCGCCTGGATTTCAAAAGAAAG GAGATTTTGTCAAAGATTGCAGATGTTATAAAGGAAATTGATGCCCTGATTTCCTCCCAGCTCAACCCTGAGCTTAAGGAATGGAAACGGAGGCAACAGATCGCCTGCATCGGAGGACCGGTTCTGATAGGACTGGACCAGCTCCAGAACTG GTTTACCCTGACAGCCCAGAGTCTTTTCCAGATTAAAAGACAGCTAGACAAACTGGGTGAGCTGATCCTGAAAGTCACTTACGAGAGTGATCCAATCCCTCTCCAGAGACCTCAGATGGAGGAGCAAGTCAAATACCTCATCTATCATCTCATTAAAAG CTCATTTGTGGTGGAGAAGCAGCCCTGCATGCCTACACATCCCCAGAAACCTCTAATCATCAAAACACAGGTGCAGTTTACCACCAAGGTCAG attaCTGGTCAAGTTACCTGAGGTGGATTATCAACTCAaagtcaagacaacatttgataA AGACCTTCCACCAGGCAAAGT GAACAGACAGTTCTTCATCCTCACCCACAACACCAAAGTGATGGACGTTGAGGAGTCTACTGGATGTCTTTCTGTAGAATTCAGGCATCTG CAgctgaaagagagaaagtgtCCTACTGGAGGAAAAGGAAATGAG GGTCCCCTGTCAGTAACAGAGGAGTTACACTCTCTTAATTTTGAGGCCATGCTGATGTTACAGGGCCTGGATATAGATCTTGAG ACTTGCTCCCTGCCCCTGGTGGTCATCTCAAATGTCAGTCAGCTCCCAGGGGGCTGGGCCTCCGTCATGTGGTACAACCTTCTAACTGACGACCCCAAG AACCTTGGATTCTTCAGTAACCCTTTGCGGGCAAGTTGGAGTCAACTCTCAGAGGTACTTAGCTGGCAGTTCTCAAGTTTTGCAGGCCGAGGACTCAACAAGGAGCAGCTTAACATGCTGGGAGATAAACTCCTGG GTCAACATGCTTCTTATAATGACTGCCAGGTTTCTTGGTCCAAGTTCTGGAAg GAAAACATTCCTGGCAAGTCATTTAGTTTTTGGCTGTGGCTGGACTCGATCCTGGACCTTATTAAGAAACATTTACTTCCTGTTTGGATTGATGG TTACATAATGGGATTTGTGAGTAAAGAGATGGAGCGCGCCTTGCTGAAGGAAAAGGAGCCAGGGACATTCCTGCTACGCTTTAGTGAAAGTCACCTTGGAGGAATCACCTTCACCTGGGTTGAGCAGGATGAAAATG GAGACCCAAAGTTCATCTCTGTAGAGCCGTACACGAAAAACCGTCTCAACGCCTTGCCCATTGCTGATATAATACGGGACTATAAAGTCATTGCAGATGGTGTTGTCCCAGAGAATCCTCTGAAGTTCCTTTATCCTGACATCCCGAAGGATGAGGCTTTTGGGAAACATTATAACAGCCAGCAAAACAAAG TTTGCCCTTACATTCAGACACAGTTAGTTCCGATTTCCCATCGGAA TGGTCCAGTCCAAAATGCATGTTCCTCTCCTGAACCCCCCATGTCTCCTGGAATGTTTGAAATTATCACCCAGCACCTCAGTCCCTTTGAGTTTGAAAGCGCT ATGAGTTCACCCTAG
- the stat4 gene encoding signal transducer and activator of transcription 4 isoform X2 translates to MSQWKQIQQLDIKFLEQVDYFYDDNFPMELRQVLANWIETQDWETASNHESMATVLFNNFLIQLERQCSQEQNFLHRHNLKRIFHQIQGKYKANPLHMATVICNCLREERRILSTASMEEQGPLEKSMQSSAALEKQKVLDNKVAIIRSSVQMLDQAVKYLEDMQDDFDFRYKTLQLRDPVERNSLSMKQEVTTLQEILNRLDFKRKEILSKIADVIKEIDALISSQLNPELKEWKRRQQIACIGGPVLIGLDQLQNWFTLTAQSLFQIKRQLDKLGELILKVTYESDPIPLQRPQMEEQVKYLIYHLIKSSFVVEKQPCMPTHPQKPLIIKTQVQFTTKVRLLVKLPEVDYQLKVKTTFDKDLPPGKVNRQFFILTHNTKVMDVEESTGCLSVEFRHLLKERKCPTGGKGNEGPLSVTEELHSLNFEAMLMLQGLDIDLETCSLPLVVISNVSQLPGGWASVMWYNLLTDDPKNLGFFSNPLRASWSQLSEVLSWQFSSFAGRGLNKEQLNMLGDKLLGQHASYNDCQVSWSKFWKENIPGKSFSFWLWLDSILDLIKKHLLPVWIDGYIMGFVSKEMERALLKEKEPGTFLLRFSESHLGGITFTWVEQDENGDPKFISVEPYTKNRLNALPIADIIRDYKVIADGVVPENPLKFLYPDIPKDEAFGKHYNSQQNKVCPYIQTQLVPISHRNGPVQNACSSPEPPMSPGMFEIITQHLSPFEFESAMSSP, encoded by the exons ATGAGTCAATGGAAACAAATCCAGCAACTGGATATTAAGTTCCTTGAACAGGTGGACTATTTTTATGATGACAACTTTCCAATGGAGCTGAGGCAGGTGCTGGCCAACTGGATTGAAACCCAGGACTG GGAAACAGCTTCAAACCATGAATCTATGGCTACTGTACTCTTCAATAACTTCCTCATTCAACTGGAGAGGCAGTGTTCTCAGGAGCAGAACTTTCTTCACAGACACAACCTAAAGAGAATATTTCATCAAATACAG GGAAAATACAAGGCGAATCCTCTGCACATGGCCACTGTCATCTGTAACTGCCTGAGGGAAGAAAGACGCATCTTATCTACAGCCAGCATGGAGGAACAG GGGCCACTGGAGAAGTCAATGCAAAGCTCAGCTGCCTTGGAGAAGCAGAAAGTTCTTGACAACAAAGTGGCAATCATAAGAAGCAGCGTTCAG ATGCTGGACCAGGCTGTGAAGTATCTTGAGGACATGCAGGACGATTTTGACTTTCGCTACAAAACACTCCAACTTCGAG ATCCAGTTGAGAGAAATTCTTTGTCCATGAAGCAAGAAGTCACTACACTTCAGGAAATACTGAATCGCCTGGATTTCAAAAGAAAG GAGATTTTGTCAAAGATTGCAGATGTTATAAAGGAAATTGATGCCCTGATTTCCTCCCAGCTCAACCCTGAGCTTAAGGAATGGAAACGGAGGCAACAGATCGCCTGCATCGGAGGACCGGTTCTGATAGGACTGGACCAGCTCCAGAACTG GTTTACCCTGACAGCCCAGAGTCTTTTCCAGATTAAAAGACAGCTAGACAAACTGGGTGAGCTGATCCTGAAAGTCACTTACGAGAGTGATCCAATCCCTCTCCAGAGACCTCAGATGGAGGAGCAAGTCAAATACCTCATCTATCATCTCATTAAAAG CTCATTTGTGGTGGAGAAGCAGCCCTGCATGCCTACACATCCCCAGAAACCTCTAATCATCAAAACACAGGTGCAGTTTACCACCAAGGTCAG attaCTGGTCAAGTTACCTGAGGTGGATTATCAACTCAaagtcaagacaacatttgataA AGACCTTCCACCAGGCAAAGT GAACAGACAGTTCTTCATCCTCACCCACAACACCAAAGTGATGGACGTTGAGGAGTCTACTGGATGTCTTTCTGTAGAATTCAGGCATCTG ctgaaagagagaaagtgtCCTACTGGAGGAAAAGGAAATGAG GGTCCCCTGTCAGTAACAGAGGAGTTACACTCTCTTAATTTTGAGGCCATGCTGATGTTACAGGGCCTGGATATAGATCTTGAG ACTTGCTCCCTGCCCCTGGTGGTCATCTCAAATGTCAGTCAGCTCCCAGGGGGCTGGGCCTCCGTCATGTGGTACAACCTTCTAACTGACGACCCCAAG AACCTTGGATTCTTCAGTAACCCTTTGCGGGCAAGTTGGAGTCAACTCTCAGAGGTACTTAGCTGGCAGTTCTCAAGTTTTGCAGGCCGAGGACTCAACAAGGAGCAGCTTAACATGCTGGGAGATAAACTCCTGG GTCAACATGCTTCTTATAATGACTGCCAGGTTTCTTGGTCCAAGTTCTGGAAg GAAAACATTCCTGGCAAGTCATTTAGTTTTTGGCTGTGGCTGGACTCGATCCTGGACCTTATTAAGAAACATTTACTTCCTGTTTGGATTGATGG TTACATAATGGGATTTGTGAGTAAAGAGATGGAGCGCGCCTTGCTGAAGGAAAAGGAGCCAGGGACATTCCTGCTACGCTTTAGTGAAAGTCACCTTGGAGGAATCACCTTCACCTGGGTTGAGCAGGATGAAAATG GAGACCCAAAGTTCATCTCTGTAGAGCCGTACACGAAAAACCGTCTCAACGCCTTGCCCATTGCTGATATAATACGGGACTATAAAGTCATTGCAGATGGTGTTGTCCCAGAGAATCCTCTGAAGTTCCTTTATCCTGACATCCCGAAGGATGAGGCTTTTGGGAAACATTATAACAGCCAGCAAAACAAAG TTTGCCCTTACATTCAGACACAGTTAGTTCCGATTTCCCATCGGAA TGGTCCAGTCCAAAATGCATGTTCCTCTCCTGAACCCCCCATGTCTCCTGGAATGTTTGAAATTATCACCCAGCACCTCAGTCCCTTTGAGTTTGAAAGCGCT ATGAGTTCACCCTAG